The following proteins are encoded in a genomic region of Takifugu flavidus isolate HTHZ2018 chromosome 3, ASM371156v2, whole genome shotgun sequence:
- the cdadc1 gene encoding cytidine and dCMP deaminase domain-containing protein 1 produces the protein METTETWNRVDPGQMKPERVTKDSSTQTDCRIEGHGPRLSEVNLHTLLSLWMEIFPQTQPEDIVSQVRRVGLVVVRDGKVVGLHCSAPELHAGQAAIIQHGNALAGCQLYFSRRPCATCFKMLINVGVSLISFWPGDPEVSILRSDDVSGEAPLDAMATEILKSNSRPQICVLLEPLVPGLAQFISETSRKSDFMEVIPDQQGLDTDELYNKEWRTHLKLFSGQFLVKSPQQHQTILTHMGLENFGLDPCFSNLRNNMRELVEVLAAVAAGLPQQHYGFYREQRGTPQPSSLPHPEGLPQEVARHCIIQARLLSHRTEDPKVGVGAVIWSTCQSAFCDGTGHLYLLGCGYNAYPAGSQYAEYPQLDSKQEGARQRRKYRYIVHAEQNALTSMNQAANPEEASMLFVTKCPCDECVPLIRGAGITHIYTTDQDRDKDKGDISYLKFSSLNNINKFTWQRSPSICTAASSHQSNGVGGKHSRQAEEDESPRSKKMCGTRSHNLHTVS, from the exons ATGGAAACAACTGAAACATGGAACCGAGTCGACCCGGGCCAAATGAAGCCAGAAAGGGTCACGAAAGACAGCAGCACCCAGACTGACTGTAGGATAGAAG GACATGGCCCCAGGTTATCAGAGGTGAACCTACACACCTTGCTGAGTTTATGGATGGAGATTTTCCCACAGACGCAACCTGAAGACATCGTG TCACAGGTCCGTAGGGTGGGTCTGGTGGTGGTACGAGACGGTAAGGTGGTGGGTCTTCATTGTTCAGCACCTGAGCTCCACGCAGGGCAAGCAGCCATAATCCAGCACGGCAACGCTCTGGCAGGCTGCCAGCTCTATTTCTCCAGGAGACCCTGCGCTACCTGTTTCAAGATGCTCATCAATG TTGGCGTCAGCTTGATTTCTTTCTGGCCCGGAGACCCTGAGGTTAGCATCCTGAGGTCCGATGATGTCTCGGGGGAGGCCCCACTTGACGCCATGGCGACAGAGATACTGAAGTCCAACAGTCGCCCTCAGATCTGCGTGTTGCTGGAGCCCCTTGTTCCAGGCCTTGCTCAGTTTATATCGGAGACATCTAGAAAGTCTGACTTCATGGAGGTGATTCCTGATCAGCAGGGATTGGACACGGATGAACTCTACAACAA AGAGTGGAGAACACACCTGAAACTCTTCAGTGGACAGTTCCTGGTGAAGtcacctcagcagcaccagacGATTTTAACCCATATGGGTCTGGAGAACTTCGGCTTGGACCCGTGCTTCTCCAACCTAAGAAACAACATGAGGGAACTGGTGGAAGTGTTAGCTGCAGTAGCTGCCGGGTTACCCCAGCAACACTATGGCTTCTACCG CGAGCAGCGTGGCACTCCGCAGccttcatctctgcctcatcCTGAAGGACTTCCTCAAGAAGTAGCTCGTCATTGCATCATccaagcgaggctgctgtctcATAGAACAG AGGACCCTAAAGTGGGTGTGGGTGCTGTTATCTGGTCCACGTGTCAGTCG GCTTTCTGTGATGGAACTGGTCATCTGTACTTGCTGGGCTGTGGCTACAACGCGTATCCAGCAGGTTCCCAGTACGCCGAGTATCCCCAGCTGGacagcaaacaggaaggagcCCGACAAAGACGCAAATACAGATACATCGTCCACGCGGAGCAGAACGCCCTCACTTCCAT GAATCAGGCCGCCAACCCAGAAGAGGCGTCCATGCTGTTTGTAACCAAATGCCCCTGTGACGAGTGTGTCCCCCTCATCAGAGGAGCCGGcatcacacacatctacacCACAGACCAGGACCGGGACAAGGACAAGGGCGACATTTCCTACCTGAAGTTCAGCAGCTtaaacaacatcaacaagttTACA tGGCAGAGGAGTCCCTCTATTTGcacagcagcttcctctcaCCAATCCA ATGGTGTCGGtggcaaacacagcagacaggCTGAGGAGGACGAGAGCCCCAGGAGCAAGAAGATGTGCGGCACCAGATCTCACAACCTGCACACAGTCAGCTGA
- the LOC130522064 gene encoding dTDP-D-glucose 4,6-dehydratase-like, producing the protein MKFSRTILVTGGSGFIGSHLVCSLVDKHPDWRILNLDNLDYCCSSRSLESVEDRENYTFIRGDVCNSRLVNHIFNTEPVDAIFHLAAKTHVESSFQSPSSFQHVNVDGTKVLLGAAYRARHQPRRFIYVSTDEVYGASTDQVFDESSPMRPSNPYSATKAAAEFLVTSYWDKFKFPVIITRSNNIYGPRQYTEKVIPRFLSLLQMDKKCTIQGTLPISRHFLFVDDAIKAFLLLLEKGTVGEIYNVGTTCEIPIVQLARELVKMVKNVPDSEVTDWLEFVPDRPLVDLRYPIRCEKLLQLGWKAQVSWAEGIRRTVKWYQDNPDFWSDTSKDQGPGGEREETADPVRSVHHLMEQ; encoded by the exons ATGAAGTTCAGCAGGACCATTCTGGTGACCGGAGGCTCAGGATTCAT CGGCTCCCATCTTGTGTGCTCTTTAGTCGACAAACACCCAGACTGGAGAATTCTTAATCTGGATAAT TTGGActactgctgcagctccaggagtCTGGAGAGTGTCGAAGACAGAGAGAACTACACATTCATCAGA GGAGACGTGTGTAACTCACGACTGGTAAATCATATTTTCAACACAGAACCAGTCGATGCCATCTTTCATCTCGCAGCCAAAACTCATGTCG AGTCGTCCTTCCAGTCCCCTTCTAGCTTCCAGCACGTTAATGTGGACGGAACCAAAGTGTTACTGGGAGCTGCCTACCGGGCCCGACATCAGCCGCGGCGCTTCATCTACGTCAGCACAGACGAGGTGTACGGGGCCAGCACAGATCAG GTCTTTGATGAGAGCAGTCCAATGAGGCCGTCCAATCCTTATTCTGCTACCAAAGCAGCTGCAGAGTTCCTGGTCACATCCTACTGGGACAAATTTAAG TTTCCTGTCATCATTACCAGAAGTAACAACATTTATGGCCCGCGGCAGTACACCGAGAAG GTTATTCCACGGTTTCTCTCACTGTTGCAGATGGACAAAAAATG CACCATCCAGGGAACCCTCCCAATATCtcggcacttcctgtttgtcgaTGATGCCATCAAagccttcctgctgctcttggaAAAGGGAACTGTGGGAGAAATCTACAATGTGGGGACCACGTGTGAGATTCCCATCGTACAGCTCGCCAGGGAGCTTGTTAAGATG GTGAAGAACGTGCCAGACTCGGAAGTGACTGATTGGCTGGAGTTTGTGCCTGACAG GCCGCTGGTCGACCTGCGATACCCCATCAGAtgtgagaagctgctgcagcttggcTGGAAAGCTCAGGTCTCCTGGGCTGAAGGTATCAGACGGACAG TGAAATGGTACCAAGACAACCCCGACTTTTGGTCTGACACCAGCAAAGATCAAGGACCAGGAGGCGAGCGTGAGGAAACGGCCGACCCAGTACGCTCGGTTCACCACCTGATGGAACAGTAG